TACAGCTGATTTCATGGACAATTCAGTTTTAGATCTTATTATGTCTATTACTGCTTCTGCTTGTGTTAAATCTATTCTTCCATTTAAAAATGCTCTTTTAGTAAATTCACCAGGTTCAGCAACTCTTGCACCGGCTTTTATAACTTCTTGAAAAACTCTTTTAGTTGGAGTTACTCCTCCATGACAATTTATTTCTACAGTATCTTCTGCGGTAAAACTTCTAGGAGCTTTCATATAAGTTACTAATACCTCATCTAAAATGTCATTTGTATTTTCTTCAATAATGTGCCCATATCGCATAGTATATGGTTTCATGTCCAGTATATTTCTACCACTTTTAGCTTTAAATATTTTATTTACTATGGATAAACTTTTATCTCCAGAAACTCTAATTATAGAAATTCCACCTTCTCCTAAAACTGTAGAAATAGCTGCTATTGTATCAAAATATTTCATTTTCTACACCTCTTAATTAATTTTTCAAAGTTAAAAAGAAAGCCTTATTACTTAGGCTTTCTTCAAATCTACAACAACTCTTCTATAAGGCTCTTCTCCTTCACTATAGGTTTGCACATCTGGATTGTTTTGCAAAACAGAGTGAATTATTCTTCTTTCATAGGGATTCATTGGTTCTAATTTAACAACTTTACCCGTTCTTATAGCTTTATTTGCTATTTTAATAGCTAATCTTTTAATAGTCTCTTCTCTTTTTTTTCTATAGTTTTCTGTATCTAATATGACTCTTTTATAATCATCATTACGATCTTTATTTATAGTTAAACTAATTAAATATTGAAGAGCGTCTAAAGTTTCACCTCTATACCCAATAAGTATACCCATATCAGGACCATTCATATGTATTTTTAATGTATTTTCTTCTTCTTTTATTCTTATTTCTGCTTTTATCCCCATATTATCTAAAATACTTTTCAAAAAAGATTTAGCTTCATATGCACAGTCCCTTTTAACAGTTATTCTAACTTTAGCTGGTCTTGCACCAATTAAATTAAATAATCCTTTACTGCCTTCATCTAAAACTTCTATATCTACTTTGTCCTCAGTTAAATTTAATTCATTTAATGCATTTTTAACGGCATCATCCACTGTTCTTCCTGTCATATCAATTGTCTTCAACCGTAAGCACCCCCTAAGCATTCTTATTAATAGAATGTTTTTGTTCTAACTTTTTAGTAAGAATTGTTTGACCCATTTGTATTAAGTTACTTGTTACCCAATATATAACTAATGCAGCTTTTAATCTAGAACTTATAAAAATCATCATTATTGACATTGAAAGATTCATATTACTTGCAGTTTTAGATTGTGCACTATCTCCCTTAGGATTCATTAAAAGACCCGCATAATACTGTGTAGCTCCTGCAAGAACTGCTAAAAATATATCAGGTGAAGCTAAGTCTTTAATCCATAAAAAAGTAATACCACTTATTCCCTGAATATTATTGA
This window of the Clostridium cochlearium genome carries:
- the jag gene encoding RNA-binding cell elongation regulator Jag/EloR, translated to MKTIDMTGRTVDDAVKNALNELNLTEDKVDIEVLDEGSKGLFNLIGARPAKVRITVKRDCAYEAKSFLKSILDNMGIKAEIRIKEEENTLKIHMNGPDMGILIGYRGETLDALQYLISLTINKDRNDDYKRVILDTENYRKKREETIKRLAIKIANKAIRTGKVVKLEPMNPYERRIIHSVLQNNPDVQTYSEGEEPYRRVVVDLKKA